One Prunus dulcis chromosome 8, ALMONDv2, whole genome shotgun sequence DNA window includes the following coding sequences:
- the LOC117637774 gene encoding protein NRT1/ PTR FAMILY 5.2-like, translating to MMASVEEKGSADGIEDHTQDGTVDLKGRPILRSKTGRWRACSFIVGYEVFERMAYYGIASNLVIYLTTKLHEGTVTSANNVTNWVGTVWMTPLLGAYIADAHLGRYWTFVIASAIYLAGMSLLTLAVSLPALRPPSCGHGIKSEDCDKRASPFQVGIFYGALYIIAIGTGGTKPNISTMGADQFDEFEPKEKTQKLSFFNWWMFSIFFGTLFSNTFLIYLQDNVGWALGYGLPTLGLALSVLVFLLGTKFYRHKLPSESPFSRIAHVIVAALRKWRVTIPDDQKELHELSLEAYTKSGKFRIDHSPSLRFLDKAAVKSGPTSPWMLCPVTQVEETKQMIKLVPILVATFVSSMMLAQGGTLFIKQGTTLDRSIGPNFEIPPACLSAFITIFMLISLVVYDRLFVPWIRPYTKNPRGITLLQRLGIGLVLHVMIMVTAWLAERKRLSVVRERQLFGEKDTLPLTIFILFPQFALLGIADSFVETAKIELFYDQAPQGMKSLGTSYFTTSLGIGSFLSSFLLSTVSNITKQHGRGWILDNLNISHFDYYYLFLAVLSSLNLLFFLFVAKYFVYNAYTTEPKGDFAMETLANKPPAQAQTEASNALLVS from the exons ATGATGGCAAGTGTAGAAGAGAAAGGCTCTGCAGATGGAATAGAAGATCACACACAAGATGGGACTGTGGATCTCAAAGGTAGACCAATTTTACGATCAAAGACTGGGAGATGGAGAGCTTGTTCCTTCATTGTAG GGTATGAAGTGTTTGAGAGGATGGCATACTATGGAATTGCATCAAACTTGGTGATTTATTTGACAACGAAGCTCCATGAAGGCACTGTAACCTCTGCCAACAACGTTACCAACTGGGTTGGGACTGTGTGGATGACACCTCTGTTGGGAGCTTATATTGCAGATGCTCATCTCGGCCGCTACTGGACGTTTGTTATTGCTTCTGCCATATATCTTGCG GGCATGTCCCTATTAACCCTAGCAGTTTCATTACCTGCCCTAAGGCCACCATCATGTGGCCATGGAATCAAAAGTGAAGATTGTGACAAAAGAGCCTCACCATTCCAAGTAGGCATATTCTATGGTGCATTGTACATAATTGCAATTGGAACAGGAGGGACCAAACCCAACATCTCAACCATGGGAGCGGATCAATTTGATGAGTTTGAGCCCAAGGAGAAGACTCAAAAGCTCTCCTTTTTCAACTGGTGGATGTTCAGCATTTTCTTTGGGACCCTTTTCTCAAACACATTCTTGATTTACCTACAAGACAATGTGGGCTGGGCTCTTGGCTATGGGCTTCCAACACTTGGGCTTGCTCTCTctgttttggtgtttttgttGGGCACTAAATTTTATAGGCACAAATTGCCTTCTGAGAGTCCTTTCAGTAGGATAGCTCATGTGATTGTGGCTGCTCTAAGAAAGTGGAGGGTAACAATCCCAGATGACCAAAAAGAGCTTCATGAGCTGAGCTTGGAAGCGTACACAAAGTCTGGGAAATTCAGAATTGACCACTCCCCTTCATTAAG ATTTCTTGACAAAGCAGCTGTAAAGAGCGGGCCAACCTCACCGTGGATGCTATGTCCCGTGACCCAAGTCGAAGAAACCAAGCAAATGATCAAATTGGTTCCGATTCTGGTAGCAACATTTGTGTCAAGCATGATGTTAGCTCAAGGAGGAACACTTTTCATCAAACAGGGCACAACACTAGATAGAAGCATAGGTCCCAACTTTGAGATCCCTCCAGCATGTCTCTCAGCATTCATAACAATCTTCATGCTGATAAGCCTTGTAGTCTACGACCGCCTCTTCGTCCCATGGATCCGGCCCTACACGAAGAACCCTAGAGGGATCACATTGCTGCAGAGATTAGGCATTGGCCTTGTGTTACATGTCATGATCATGGTCACAGCTTGGTTGGCTGAAAGAAAAAGGCTGAGTGTCGTAAGAGAACGTCAATTGTTTGGGGAAAAAGACACACTTCCTCTCacaattttcattctttttcctcAGTTTGCTTTGTTGGGGATTGCCGATTCCTTTGTGGAAACAGCCAAGATAGAGTTGTTCTATGACCAAGCACCCCAAGGCATGAAAAGCCTTGGGACCTCATACTTCACAACCAGCTTGGGAATTGGAAGCTTTCTTAGTAGTTTTCTTCTCTCAACAGTTTCAAACATCACCAAGCAACATGGCAGGGGTTGGATTTTGGACAACCTAAACATCTCCCATTTCGACTACTACTATTTGTTCTTGGCTGTCTTGAGCTCTCTCAACCtgctcttcttcctcttcgtGGCGAAGTACTTTGTTTACAATGCATACACGACAGAACCGAAAGGAGACTTTGCCATGGAAACTTTGGCAAACAAACCTCCGGCTCAAGCTCAAACCGAAGCCTCAAATGCTCTACTTGTAAGCTGA